The region TGAAGAGGGCATCGTAAACTGTAATTCCCTTTTCAAGGGCTACCTTGAAGGCTTCATCGAGATATTTTGAGTTTTCCTCAACCTTAAGGGCCCCACTTGTGACGAGCTCCATGACACCCTCAAAGAGCTCCTCAGCCTTTTCTTTCTCAATCGTCTCCATCTTTACAGCGTGCTTCCAGAGGACGTTGGCAGTCTCAACGAGGAGCAACTCGACGGTAACGGGCTCTTCCTCGGGCCGAAGGTAGGGAACCACCCCCTCCCAGCCCTCCTCCTTGAGGAGGAACTTTGAGAATGCCGAGGTGTCAATGACTCTCACGGTCATCCCTCACGAGCCGCTTTGAAGTACCCTCCGGGACACCGGGAAGGGATTCAACGAGATGGAGGAGCCTCTCAAAGGCCTCCCTCTTTTTCTCCTCCTCTATGCGCTCGGCTATGAACTCCCTTATCTCGGCACTCCAGTTTACCTTTCCCCGATACCTTTCCATCTCCTTCTTGAGCTCCTCTGGAATCCGGACGGTCACAACTGCCGAGCCCATGTAGTTCACCATTAGAGTTTTTCGTATTACAAGACTTAAGATTTTCGTATGACATACTCGGGGTTAAACAAAAGACTCGGAGGGTTTCTCATGGCTGCCCGTCTTCGGGTCAAGTGGTCAGAGAACGGAAAGGGTTAAGAGCTTTGACGTGAAGTTCCCACCATGGGGGAAGTGGAGATCGTGATAAAGGTGCCCGAAGGGGTTGATCCCGAGGATATCGTCGCGAAGGCGAAGGCATTAGCGGAGTGGGAGCGAATACTCAAGGCGGCGGAGAAGAGAAAGAGGGAACTAGCGCTCCAAATGGCCGAAAAGCTGAAGGGAAAGGCTGAAGAATTCGAAGAACTGGTGGCGGAGGGTTACTTGGTTGATATACGTTGACGCAAACATCATCTATAATGCCCTTGTGGAAACCGAGCTTACTGGTTATGCCCTCAAGGCATTGAAATTCGAGGGGAAAGTTACCTCGTGGACTGCAATAAACGAGGTAGTTTACACGCTGTTCAGGAAAATGGCTGAAAAAGAGGGCTTCAGGACGATATACTCCATCAAGGAAATGCCCAGAGACCTACGGAAGGGATTACTTGACAAAGCCTACCTGACGGTGGAGAGATTTCTTCTGGAGAAAGGGATAACCTCAATTCCCGAACCGCATAACGAGTACGTGGCGCACCAGATTTCCGTTGAGTATGGACTGTTGCCAGCTGATGCCATGATACTCGCCACTGCATTGAGTCACGGAATAGACAAGATCGCCACGCTGGACAGGGACTTTGAAGCCGTGAAGGGGATAATCACGCTCCTGCCGGAGGAGTATTGGGAAGTTTAGAGGCTTTTCAGAGACATCCAAAAGTCAGTGCCTACTTCTTCAGTATCTTCACCCTCGCCGTTTCAAGGTGCGGCTTCAACTCCCTGTGCATCTTCTCCAGCACTTCTTTCTTGATCAGGTACTTGTCCTCCACTCCCCACGCCCGCTTGTTCTCTATCAAATACTCCGGGTTCCCAAGGGTTCTCTCTATCGCCTCCTGAGTCCTGTCCAGTACGTCCCTCTCCACCACCAGTATCGTTCTTGCGTCCAGGTAGTCCAGTTCACCCCTCTTGACCCTCTCTGCCAGCGCTTTAATATCCTCTAACATCCCCGCCGCATGCTCCCTTACCAATGGGAGCATCTTCGGATCAATGTGCCTTTCCTCCAATGGTACTATCGTTCCCTTCATCCAGTTCTTCTCCACCAGTTCCGCCGCCTTCTCCGCCACGTGCTTCTTCGCCAGAACCTTCTCCCTGAGGTTCCTCAGCTCCGCCGCTGGAACTCCACCGTATATCCTTGCCGGCGTCGACTCCTTCAGTGCACGTATCTGGTTCTCCAACCAAACAGCCGTCGCCAGCCGAGATGCCACGACCTTTACCTCCTCCGGCACCCCCTTCGCTCTCAGCTCTTTTTCTACTTGCTTCTGGACTTGCTTGAACTTAGCTGGTGGTTTCTGCTTACCTTTCCTTGTTTTTCTATCCCTTTTTGCAACCTCGTGGCGATATGGCTCAGTGCCGAGCGCCTCTGCAACAGCCACTTTTAACTGCCACCACTTTTCGAAAACATCTGGAGCAACTTTTTCCAAATAACTGTCTTCTGCCTCCTTGTCTGATGCGTATGCGGATAGGTGGCTTGTCGCTTTCACTATTTTATCCTCCTCTCTTATCGGGTCCAGTCCGAGGAGTATTGACGAGTATTCCTTTATAGCCCTCACAATTTTTACTAAATCTTCTTTAACCTCTGAGGGATCGCGTATTCTGCCCCTTTTTGCTAGGTGTTTTGCTATATCTTCCGCAAATTTTTCTTCATCAATTTTGCTGGGATGGTCTTCGTTTCTTTTCAATGAGTTTTCAATGGCGACCATCACAGCGTACCCTATTTCTGCATCGTACATACTGTCTAATCTTTTATTTGACATTTTTTTTGCAATGACGTACGGAAGGATTTGTCTCGCGAGTTCGTGGGCAATGAGTGTGGGCTTTTTTCATCATATGCCATTTTCTCGTGTGCAGGGCTCATTGATTTCTTGTAAAGCGAGTCAATTATTTCGTCTTTGACGTCCTCCCCAGTGATTTTTTTAACGTATCTTTTATGCTTCCGTTTATCGGAGTACTGTAGCCCAGGAACCTACTTACCCACCATACGGGAACCCCTAACTCTGCTGCAACTTCTTCATGTGTTTTTTTCTTCTTCCCTTTTCCAAATAATCCCATGATTTCACCCCGCTTTAATATTTGGGTTTTGGACATTTTGTATTTGTTGTGAGATATTTCCCGAAGATACAAGTATGTAACCCATCCCTGCGCGAATAGTGCAGATATTTCCAACATCATAAATATCCACTTTTAGTGTGTCTACTGGCACGTACGTCGCTAAGAATGTCGTTGCTCCAACGACTGCACCTGTTATCTGACCTATTGTGCTGCACATGCTTAGTTTGGAGGATCTCTTTTCGAGCTCTTTGTATTCTTTTTGAACTTCTTCTGCAGCAGCTTTTATTGCTCCTTCTTGTTTTCGTATCTCTTGCAACGCCATGTCTATTGCGGCTTTACATCTTTTGGGATCGCCTCCTTGGTAGCATGTGTTCGAAATTTGCTCAAGGGACTTCCCTATCACTTCAGCTGCATCGCCTTGGCCTCCGAGTTCCAATATTTTCTGTATTTTTGATAGGTTACCAGTAAGTTCGCTAATTTTTTCCAAGCTCTTTGGGCCTACTGATGTAGTTCCTACTACGATACTCTTTCCACTCGTACTCTCCAGGGTTTCGAGGATCCCTGTTGTACCTTCCAATATTTTTCCACCTGTACCCATGGCTCGCTCGAGTTCTAATATTCTAGAAGTTGCCCTTGTATATCTTATATAGTCCACACCTGTGGCCGATGCGATACCCAATACTGGTACAGTTCTTGCAATCCCTGGCTGCTCTGTTGGGAATAGTTTAAGGCTTATATAGTTGGATGCTGCAGCAAGTGCGGGTCCAGCCCAGCAGGCTAGTGAGCCCTTTGCAACATCTGTCACCGCTTGCCATGCAGTCATCCCTGCTGTTAGGAATCCCACAACTCCAGCACAGGCCAGTGTTGTACCCATGCATGAAAAACCCCACGCCAAGTATGCAGGGTTTAGCGGATTTGTTAGTTGTTCCATTCTTTTCTCGTATTTTGCTTTGCCGTAATCTGAGATACATTCTGATCCGTTCATTGACAGGGTTATGTTGTAATTGCTATAGCTGTCTATTCCTCTTTCCGTGACGTAATTAGAAATATCTGAACATGTCTTTTCCTTCCACTCCTCTGCATCCTCCACCCACACCGCCGGCTCTTCGCCTTCAAACCTGATCTCGAAGGCACACTCCGTTGCATCAGAACTGCTCTTGGCGCAGAACGTGTTGTCCGTAACGGTCCAGTAGTATCCGCCCACCTTATCGCTTGCTGCTCCCTTCTCCCCGCCGATGTTGTTCCTCGCTTTGCACGGATCATCACTACCGAGGGCCGCTGCAAGGACGGACCTCTTCACCTCTTCCCTCACCTCATCAAGCTCAACGTGCTTGTATGTCTTTGAAGTCTGTATTTTCACCATGCGAGCATCAGGCATGACAGCAGTGGACAGCATTGAAGAAAAATACGCTCAACACCATAAAAGGTTTTTCCGCCCGAGCGCAGGTTGATGCACAATCAAAACTCCAATCCAGAGTCAAAATGCTCCCTCTGACCTTTTGGCCCAGAAAAAACTAACAGTCCAAAGGATTGAGTGCTTGAAAAATTCCTGTTGTAGTCTACCATGATAGGATAAAAAGCCATCGTTCTATGCTGTTCCGTTCGTATTGAGGACCAACCCATCAATCACAACCCTTTTAACTAGCGGGGTGATAGTATACTATCGGGGTGGTAGTTTGTACTTCGACGAGAGGCCCAAGAGCAGGAGGGAGGATCTGTACGACAGGGAAAAAGAGCTTAAAGAGATGCTAACCTCGATCGAGCATCAAAAACCTTTAGTAGTTCTCAAAGGTATTCGAAGGCTCGGGAAGACCTCCCTCCTTAGGGTTGCCCTCAACGAGGCCAACGTCCCCCATGTAATAGTCGACCTCCGCGGGGTGAACCCGAACTCAAGGCGCGACCTCTACCTCCGCTTCCAGAGCGCTCTCAACGAGTATCTCTCAAAAAACGCTCCCCTCTTCGCGAGGCTGAAGGATAAGCTGAAGCTCATAGACGGTGTGAGCCTTTCGGGAATCGGCGTCTCGCTCTCGTGGAAGAACCCGGAGACGCTGTACTCCCTAATCTCGGCACTCGAAGGCGAGGGCTTTGTGATAGCCTTCGATGAGGTTCAGGAAGCGAGGGGGCCGGCCGGAAAGGAGCTCGCCTCGCTGATAGCCCACTTCTACGACTATGGCGAGACCACGTTTATACTGACCGGCTCCGAAATCGGGCTTCTCTACGACTTCCTCGGCGTTGAAAACCCAGAGGCACCCCTCTACGGGAGGGTCTTCCACGAGATAGGGCTTTCAAGGTTTTCAAGGGAGCAGAGCCTGGACTTTCTCAGGAAGGGCTTTGAACAGGCAGGCGTTGATGCCCCGGAGGAGATTCTGGAAAAGGCCGTTGACAGGCTTGATGGCATAGTCGGCTGGCTCGTGGAATTTGGAGTAGTTTCGCTCAGAGAGGGCCTCAGAGAGGAGGTTATCGGTAAGGTTCTTGAAGAGGCCTCAAAGCTCGCTTTAGCTGAACTTGAGCGCTTCCTTGAAAAGAGACCGCTGGCGAGGAGGCGGTATCTAACGATTCTTAGGGCGATAGCTTTAGGCAAAAACACATGGAGCGAGCTGAAGAGGGAGCTCGAAGGGAAGGAGAAGAGGGAAATAGAGGACGCCACAGTGGCGAGGCTCCTCAACGCTCTCCTAAAAGCTTCCTTCATAGAAAAGAGGGCCGAAGGGAGAAACGTGAGCTACCGTATAGCCGACCCCGTGCTGGAGTTCGCCCTCAGACGCTGAATTCATCTTAACGTCTCGGCCTTTGAAGTCCTTCGAAGTCATTCAAGTCCCATACCTGCCAGCCCTCTCTCATCAGCCCTACCTTTCCCTCAACCCTCTTCGCCACAAGCCCGTAGTCCTTCTCCCAGCCTTCTAAACCAACAAGCTCGCCCTTCCTCTCCAAATCTTTCAAAATTCCCCTCGCTTCCCCCTCGTTCAGGTCTTTCCACTTGACTTCAACGAGTAGGGCCTTTTTCTCCCGCTCGTTCAAGGCAACGAGGTCAATCTCCTCGTTCTTGTGCCACCAGCGGCCGATTCTCGTAAAGCTGGAGGGCAGTTCACCAGCCCTGTTCAGCTCGATTAAAAACTGCCTCGCTATCTCTTCAAAAGCCTTCCCAACGTAGGTGTTGAAGGCCTCCCAGTCCATCTCAAACGTGCCAATCTCTATCCTCCCTTTGTTGGGCTTCACGAAGCGGAACCAGAAGTTGAAGAAGTTGTCGTTCAGGTAATAGCGCGCCTTTTTGCTCCTCTCGTTCTCCGTTATGGGAACCTCGCGCCTCACGAGCTCCAGGGAAATCAGGGTTCTCAAATATTTGGGCATGTCCTTGGCCTCTATTCCCGCAAAGTCGGCAATCTCGCTGACTCTGTGCCTTCCGTTGGCGAGGGCCTCAAGGATCAGATAGTAGCGGTGAACGTCTCCGAGTTCTTCTCTCAAAATGAACTCAGGCTCCTCGTAGAGTATTGAGGTGGGCGAGAAGGCCACCCTCAAAAGCTCCTCCTCGAAGTCCCTCCCCTCAAAGAGCCTGAAGTACATTGGGACTCCGCCTGTGACCGAGTATATCCTCACTACGGTCTCAATGGGAGCGTTTTTAAAGTACTCGCGAACATGGAAGAATTTCAGAGGCTTAAGCTTGAGCTGCGCCGTTCTTCTGCCGTAGAGGGGGTTGTTGTAACCCATCAGGCTCTCCATCAGACCAACGAGGGAACTGGTAAGTATGAGGAAAAATCTATCATCTAGGATTTCATCAACGACGTGCTGGAAAACGGCCGGCGTGTTTTTATCGGATAGCATGAGGTAGGAGAACTCGTCAATCACCACGACGAGCCTTTCCGGGGTCTTGAGCTTTATCAGCTCGAAGGCCTTCCTGAAGTCGTCCACTTCCACCGCGGGCAGGCCGAGTTTTTCCGCACTCTCCCGGTAGAACCTCCTTGCGTTGGCCTTCAGACCGTCCCTATCGGCGAGAAAATAGATGGCGGGCTTGTCCCCAATGAACTTCTTCACAAGCTCCGTCTTCCCTACCCTCCTGCGCCCGTAGAGAATGAGAACTTCCTTCTTCCCGGAGCGGTACAGTTCCTCGAGTAGTGCCAGTTCATCTTTTCGGTTCACAAACATTATCTTCACCATGATAATCTTTGTTGGGATAATAATTTAAACCTTCCGGCGTCAGCTCACGAAAGCTAACCCGTCCCACAGCACCATTATTTTCGTTGCATCTTGAAGGTTGTCCTCTAGGAGGGATTTACCTTCTCGGTATGACACCTATGGAGGAAATTTTAAGATAGCTTTCGAGAAGCTTTAAACTCTCAGAGTTTCTTTATCTCATCCGCTCTGTGGAACTCTCCCCGCTTTATAATCTCTGCGGTAAAGGCAACGAGGTCAATCTCTTCGTCCCCCCTTCACCATCTTCCAATCCTCGTGAACCTGAAGGGCAGTTCGCCCTGTTCATGAATTGTTCATGCATGATTATGATAATATCTAGATTGAACTATCGGCCTTTCCTCTGCACTTCTCCCTATATTCAGCGGCTCATCTCCAACTATCGAGGTGCTAGTTGCCCCTCAAACACACCATACTCCCCTGAGGCACTCCAAGCTCCCTCGCTATCGGCCGACACTTGGCCTTGAGCAGGTAGAAGACGCGATTATCTTTAACCTCGCTCAGCGTCTCGAAGTTGCCCTGCCCCTTGGCGATTATCACGTCGGCTTTCTCAAAGACCTCCCTGAACTCATCGGAAACCCTGTCGAGCGGAACTCCGACAATTCTCGTGCCGGTTGAGACTATCTCGGCAAGCTCCTCAAAGCCCGCCTTCCTCAAATCTTCAACCGTTGCGTCGTTGATTATTGGCCCTTCTTTTCCAGCAACGTAGATTTCCAGATGAGGAAATGCCTCCTTTAGCTTCTTCACAAAGAGCCTGTCGAAGTAGATTTCCCCGCAGTTGTCCGTGAGGTAGAGGAGTGTCTTGGCCTTCTCAAGTCTCTCAAAGAGCTCATCGGAGTGGTCAACGTAGAGCTCTTCCTTGAGCATCGCCTTCACATCTTCCTCGATACTCTCCGGAGAGTAGCCGACGGCGAAGTCTATGACGTTGCCGATTATGGCGAGCTTTAATGCGGTCTTAAGGTCTATTTCTTCCCCCTCAAGGTCTGAGACGATCTTCTCCGCCAGCCTGTTCGAGAGCTCTTTGTACTCTTTAAACGGATCGTCGTTGCCTATGACCCTGTAAACGCCAAGGAAAACCTCACTCCCAAAAACAGCAGGGATAGAGTCTTCATTTATTCCAGCCATGAGCTTTGCCGCCTCGATGACGCCTCTTTTTCTAAGTTCCAAGTCGTTCGTTCCCATCTCGACGATCTTCTGGCACTGGTTCGCGGCGCAGGCGAAGCACTCGTAGTGGATTTTCATTTTCACCACCGGGGGAGGAAATGTTTTCGGCCTTTTAACTCCATCGAACTTTGTTAACGAATTGGGATCCACAATTATGGAAAACTCCTGTGGGTGTCTTTTCCAACATTCCCCTGAGAAGGATATCAAAAAGTGCAAAATGACAGGAGTTCAGCCCCCGTAAAAGGCCTTCAGGTAGAGTTCCCTTATCTCCTCTGGTTTCGCCTCCACCGGGTTGAAGGCCATCAAGCCGTCGCGGTATGCCTTCTCGGCCATCTCCTCTACCTTTGAGACGAAGGTCTCCTCGTCCACAAGCTCGCTCAGCTTTGGGACTCCGAGTTTCTCGTTGAGCTCCCGGACGGCGTTTATCAGCTCCTGAGCATCCTTCAGGCCGAGCTCCCTCGCTATCTCTTCATAGCGTTTCCTCGCGTACTCACTCCTGCTCGCGTTAAACTCCATCACATAGGGGATGAATATTGCGTTGAGAAGGCCGTGAGGACCTATCCATGCCGCTTTGTGGCTCATGGCATGAGCCAGCCCGAGGCGCGCGTTCAGGAAGGCTATTCCTGCCATCGTTGAGGCGTAGTGAATCTTAGCCCTCGCCTCAGGATCACCTTCGACCGACTTTGGAAGCCACTCGAAGACCGTTTTTATCGCCCTCATTGCCATCGCATCACTGAAGGGATTCGCTACTTTCGTCGTGTAGGCCTCTATTCCGTGAACGAGGACATCAAGGCCGGAGTTCCTGGCGACTTCCCTCGGCATCGTTCTCGGAAGTCTGGGGTCGAGGATGGCCACTTCCGGCGCTATCTCCGGGCTGACGATGTTGTACTTGATTCCCTCCTTCTTAAGGACTGAAGCCGCCGAAACTTCGCTCCCGGCACCGCTTGTTGAGGGTATGGCTATGATGGGGGTCTTCAACTTGGGAAGTGGCTTGGGCCTTGAGAAGCGGTCGAGGAAGGCTATCTCCTCAAAGCTGAGCTCTGGAGCGTCGTAGAAGACCTTCAAAGCCTTGGTTGTGTCGATAACGCTACCCCCTCCGAGGGCGACCATCAAATCCGGCTGGAACTCCTCCCTGACCTTTGGCAGGAGCTCCTCTATCGTTTCGACGCTCGGCTCGGCGGGGACTCCGGGAATCGAGAAGACTTCCGCGCCAGCTTCCCTCCCGTAGTCCTCAGCCTCGCTCAGGAAGCCGTGCCTTTCCATTGACTTGGAGGCGAGTATGAGAACGCGTTCGTAGCCCCTGACTTCCTCGGAGAGGGCCTTCAAGCTCCCTTCACCTTCGATAATCCGGGTTTTCAGCCAGAACATGGGCACCACCGGGTATGGTTGGGTGAAGGGACTTTTAACGTTCTCGGGATAATAAAAAGAATGAGGTTACTCCAGGCTCTTGAACAGCCTCTTCAAATTCCTCTCGAACGGAGGCCACACAACTCCCCGGTCGGTGATTATTCCAGTAAGATACTTGTGCGGCGTAACGTCGAAGGCTGGATTGTAGACGTCCACATCGGGAGCGATCTTGCAGCCGCCGCAGGTGAGGACTTCCTCTGGCTTGCGTTCCTCTATGGGTATTTCCTTCCCACTCTTGAGGCTCATGTCTATTGTCGAGAGCGGTGCAACCGTGAAGAAGGGTATCCCGTGCTCCCTCGCGAGCACCGCCAAAGTGTAAGTCCCTATCTTGTTGGCGAAGTCGCCGTTCGCTACAATCCTGTCGGCACCGACTATTATTGCATCGACCTTGCCCTGCTGCATGACAAAGCCGGCCATGTTGTCGGTTATCAGCTTGAGGGGGATTCCATCGTAGTGGTATTCCCACGCGGAAAGCCTCGCACCCTGGAGGAGGGGCCTCGTCTCGTCCACCCAGAGAAGCCTAAGCGTTCCATCGCGGTGCATAACCCTCAACACGGCACCAACAGTGCCAAGCTGGACGGTCGCCAAGCTACCCGCGTTGCAGTGGGTTAAAACATTTCCCTCGGGCAGAACTTCAGCACCGTAATGGCCCATCCTGAGGTTCGCCTCAACGTCCTCGTCTGCAATCTTCTGGGCTTCAGCGACGATAAGCCTCTTTATCTCCTCCAGCGGGCTCTCAAGGTTCTCCTCTACAAGTCTCTTAATCCTGTTGAGCGCCCAGAAAAGGTTCACAGCCGTTGGTCTCGTGTTCCTTAGCCTGTCGTAGGCCGAATAGAACCCTTCCATGAACTCATCTTTCGTTTTGGCTTTGGTTGTGTCCGCGTAGAGGGCCAGACCGAAGGCAGCAGCCGCTCCGATTGCCGGCGCACCGCGAACCTTCATCGTTATTATCGCTTCTGCGACCTCATCAACGGTCGTCAGCTCTATCGTCTTAAACTCTCCCGGGAGGAGAGTCTGGTCTATCATTACGACTCTCCCGGGCTCATACCCAACGCTTCTCGGTAGCCTCGTCAGTTCCTCAGGTTTATACCTAATCTCCACCGCTATCACCCCAAAGGGTTTAAGGGAGAAACTTAAAGCTCCTTCGGTGGGTGAGATGGCGCTGAGGATATTCGTAACGGGCCCTGCAGGTGTTGGAAAGACCACCCTTGTGGAAAGGGTAGCCAAGGAAGTTGACCGCTGGGGTTACATCGTCGGAGGAATGATAACGCGGGAAGTGCGCAGGGGTGGGAGGCGCGTTGGATTCAGAATCACCGCCCTCGATACCGGCGAAGAGGGGACTCTAGCTAGCATCAGGGGGACTTCTCATCTACCCGGCGTTCCCTTCGGGAAGTACGTCGTCCACGTGGACGAGATAGAGCGGGTCGCGGTTCCTGCCATAAGGCGCGCCTTAATCGAGGCCGATTTAATTGTTATCGACGAGATAGGGCCGATGGAGTACAAGAGCGACGAGTTCATAAAAGCCGTAGGGGAAGTCCTGAAGTCGGGGAAGCCCCTACTGGCGGTCGTGCACAGAAAGTTCGTTGACAGGTTCAGACCCCTCGGGGAAGTCCACACCTTGAGCTTCGAGAACAGGAACAGGGAGTTTGCGATAATTCTTGACGAGGTTATGAAGGAACTAAAAGGAGTCAGAGGTTAAGTGAGTCCTTACAGCTCTCGCAGACCCAGAGTTCTCTCCCCTCGACGTAGACCTTGTAGAGGGGACCGTACTGACCGCAGAGCTCGCAGATGCCGTAAACCTCCGAGTCCTCCTCGACCTTCTCCTCTTCCTCCTCGTTCTTCATCGAGTTGAGTGCCGCCAGAAGGTCGGCAGCGGTCACAAAGCCTATCGGCTTCCCAAGCCTCGTGACGAGAAGCCTCCTGATGCCCTTCTCCATCATCTTATCTATCGCATCCCCGATGTCGTAGTCGTCCTCTATTGTAACGGGGTTCTTCGTCATGACCTCCCTGACCTTCACGGTTCTCGGGTCGCGTCCCCTGGCAACGACCTTGTTGAGGATGTCCCTGTCGGTTATTATGCCGACTATCTCGTCGTCCTCCACCACAACGGCACTTCCAACCTTGTGCCTCGAAAGAATCCTCGCAACACGCTCGATGGTGTCGTCGGGCCTAACGATTATTGCCTTTCTCTTGACGATCTGTCCCACGGTCATCCTTGCCGCCATGCAATCACCCCACGAGTTGGGGTTGGAGGGGACTTTTAAAAACGTTTCCTCAGGATGTGGAAAAGCCCAAGTGTTCCGAGGAAGGTAATACCTGCAATGAGCAGGGGAAGCGCGCTCCAGCCACTACCGGTCGATTGACCACTTTCCCTGAGGGTATTGACAGCAAAACTCCTGACCCTTTCAGTTGTCTTGGTCTGGGAGGGCTTCGTGATGACTGAGGCGAGCCAGTAAGCAACCGCGGAAAGCCCCACTGCAACAACGAGGCTTATCACCCTGAGCCTGTCGAGAACCAGAGAGGGGCCCTTCTTCTTGATGACCTTGCCGGGGACGAGGAGAATCGGCCTCTCGGAGGCCCGGTAAAGCCTGACCTCCTGGAGCCTCTTTCCGTATTTCTTCCCGGCAACCTCAACGAGACCAACGCGGGCCATCTTCTCCACGTGGTATGAGACCGTCGAAATCGGCATGTTGAGTTCTCTGGCTATCTCGCTTATCGAGAGCTCCCTCTCCTGCAGGAGCCGGAGAATTGCTATCGCCTTGTCGTTCATCAGTATCTGGGCAAGCTCCTTGGCCCTCTCGTCGTCAACCTCGATGGTCTCATACTCCAAGAACCCCACCGAGAAAAGTACCCGGGAGGGCTATTAAAACTTTCCAAAACTACAAGCGGAACTGAAGCCGAAGGAAAAGGAAAGGGACTAAATTCAAGGCTTCTCAAGGATGATCTCGATGGTCGAGGTGTTGGCGGTCCTGCCGTCGGCAGTCGGGAGCTCCTCGGTACCGATCCTGATCTCCTTGACCCTGACCTCTGGGAGGAACCTGTTCCTGACGATCTCGGCGACGTCAACGGCCCTGCTGATAGCCCTACCACGAGCCTTGATGCTAACCTCCTTGGCACCCTCGTTGAACTGGGTGATAACGGCCAGGACGTAGTTCATAACCGGCTTCTTTCCAATGTAGACGACGTGCTCCTCAGCCATTTCTGGCACCTCCGGAAGTTTGTCGTTAGGCTATCGAGGGAGTAAAGTTAAATACTTTTCGGTTCTCAGTTCAGGCAACTCCTCCCTTAGGTTTGAAACCCTCAAAGCTTCTCCCAACGCCCACCTTAATTGCCACAAAAAAGGCAAGAAAACATTTTTAATTGGCCTGAATTAACGTTTTTCTGGTGATTAAGGTGGCCGTTCACCCCATCGATTACCGCTACGGGAGCGAGGAGATGAGGAGAATCTGGGATGAGGAAAACAAGCTCCAGAAGCTTCTCGACGTCGAGGCGGCTTTAGCGAGGGCCCACGCAAAGCTCGGCAACATCCCGGAGGAGAGCGCCCGCGTTATTTCCGAGAGGGCCAACACGGAGTGGGTTAAACTCGACCGCGTCAAGGAGATAGAGGCCGAGATACACCACGATATAATGGCCGTTGTCAAAGCTTTAAGCGAGGTCTGCGGAGAGCACGGGAAGTACGTCCACCTCGGCGCTACCTCGAACGATATAATCGACACCGCCAACGCGCTCCTCATAAAGGAGAGCCTCGAAATAGTTGGGAAAGACCTCAAAAAACTCCGCTCCGTTCTGAAGGATCTCGCTAAAAGGCACAAATACACGGTCTGCATC is a window of Thermococcus sp. DNA encoding:
- a CDS encoding PIN domain-containing protein; its protein translation is MIYVDANIIYNALVETELTGYALKALKFEGKVTSWTAINEVVYTLFRKMAEKEGFRTIYSIKEMPRDLRKGLLDKAYLTVERFLLEKGITSIPEPHNEYVAHQISVEYGLLPADAMILATALSHGIDKIATLDRDFEAVKGIITLLPEEYWEV
- the mtnA gene encoding S-methyl-5-thioribose-1-phosphate isomerase; translated protein: MEIRYKPEELTRLPRSVGYEPGRVVMIDQTLLPGEFKTIELTTVDEVAEAIITMKVRGAPAIGAAAAFGLALYADTTKAKTKDEFMEGFYSAYDRLRNTRPTAVNLFWALNRIKRLVEENLESPLEEIKRLIVAEAQKIADEDVEANLRMGHYGAEVLPEGNVLTHCNAGSLATVQLGTVGAVLRVMHRDGTLRLLWVDETRPLLQGARLSAWEYHYDGIPLKLITDNMAGFVMQQGKVDAIIVGADRIVANGDFANKIGTYTLAVLAREHGIPFFTVAPLSTIDMSLKSGKEIPIEERKPEEVLTCGGCKIAPDVDVYNPAFDVTPHKYLTGIITDRGVVWPPFERNLKRLFKSLE
- a CDS encoding iron-containing alcohol dehydrogenase; its protein translation is MFWLKTRIIEGEGSLKALSEEVRGYERVLILASKSMERHGFLSEAEDYGREAGAEVFSIPGVPAEPSVETIEELLPKVREEFQPDLMVALGGGSVIDTTKALKVFYDAPELSFEEIAFLDRFSRPKPLPKLKTPIIAIPSTSGAGSEVSAASVLKKEGIKYNIVSPEIAPEVAILDPRLPRTMPREVARNSGLDVLVHGIEAYTTKVANPFSDAMAMRAIKTVFEWLPKSVEGDPEARAKIHYASTMAGIAFLNARLGLAHAMSHKAAWIGPHGLLNAIFIPYVMEFNASRSEYARKRYEEIARELGLKDAQELINAVRELNEKLGVPKLSELVDEETFVSKVEEMAEKAYRDGLMAFNPVEAKPEEIRELYLKAFYGG
- a CDS encoding type II toxin-antitoxin system VapC family toxin; the protein is MRVIDTSAFSKFLLKEEGWEGVVPYLRPEEEPVTVELLLVETANVLWKHAVKMETIEKEKAEELFEGVMELVTSGALKVEENSKYLDEAFKVALEKGITVYDALFIAQAKALNVPLITCDEKQGEIAREFGLKVVLP
- a CDS encoding NTPase; its protein translation is MALRIFVTGPAGVGKTTLVERVAKEVDRWGYIVGGMITREVRRGGRRVGFRITALDTGEEGTLASIRGTSHLPGVPFGKYVVHVDEIERVAVPAIRRALIEADLIVIDEIGPMEYKSDEFIKAVGEVLKSGKPLLAVVHRKFVDRFRPLGEVHTLSFENRNREFAIILDEVMKELKGVRG
- a CDS encoding ATP-binding protein — protein: MVKIMFVNRKDELALLEELYRSGKKEVLILYGRRRVGKTELVKKFIGDKPAIYFLADRDGLKANARRFYRESAEKLGLPAVEVDDFRKAFELIKLKTPERLVVVIDEFSYLMLSDKNTPAVFQHVVDEILDDRFFLILTSSLVGLMESLMGYNNPLYGRRTAQLKLKPLKFFHVREYFKNAPIETVVRIYSVTGGVPMYFRLFEGRDFEEELLRVAFSPTSILYEEPEFILREELGDVHRYYLILEALANGRHRVSEIADFAGIEAKDMPKYLRTLISLELVRREVPITENERSKKARYYLNDNFFNFWFRFVKPNKGRIEIGTFEMDWEAFNTYVGKAFEEIARQFLIELNRAGELPSSFTRIGRWWHKNEEIDLVALNEREKKALLVEVKWKDLNEGEARGILKDLERKGELVGLEGWEKDYGLVAKRVEGKVGLMREGWQVWDLNDFEGLQRPRR
- a CDS encoding damage-control phosphatase, with protein sequence MKIHYECFACAANQCQKIVEMGTNDLELRKRGVIEAAKLMAGINEDSIPAVFGSEVFLGVYRVIGNDDPFKEYKELSNRLAEKIVSDLEGEEIDLKTALKLAIIGNVIDFAVGYSPESIEEDVKAMLKEELYVDHSDELFERLEKAKTLLYLTDNCGEIYFDRLFVKKLKEAFPHLEIYVAGKEGPIINDATVEDLRKAGFEELAEIVSTGTRIVGVPLDRVSDEFREVFEKADVIIAKGQGNFETLSEVKDNRVFYLLKAKCRPIARELGVPQGSMVCLRGN
- a CDS encoding ATP-binding protein, whose translation is MYFDERPKSRREDLYDREKELKEMLTSIEHQKPLVVLKGIRRLGKTSLLRVALNEANVPHVIVDLRGVNPNSRRDLYLRFQSALNEYLSKNAPLFARLKDKLKLIDGVSLSGIGVSLSWKNPETLYSLISALEGEGFVIAFDEVQEARGPAGKELASLIAHFYDYGETTFILTGSEIGLLYDFLGVENPEAPLYGRVFHEIGLSRFSREQSLDFLRKGFEQAGVDAPEEILEKAVDRLDGIVGWLVEFGVVSLREGLREEVIGKVLEEASKLALAELERFLEKRPLARRRYLTILRAIALGKNTWSELKRELEGKEKREIEDATVARLLNALLKASFIEKRAEGRNVSYRIADPVLEFALRR